The sequence TCCGCCGTCACCGACACCGAGCGCCAGCTGCGCGCCATGGTCATCTCGCACGAGATGGCCCACATGTGGTTCGGCGACCTGGTCACCCTCAAGTGGTGGGACGACATCTGGCTGAACGAGTCCTTCGCCGAGTACATGGGCTACCAGACCACCGCCGAGGCCACCCGCTTCAGCGACCCCTGGACCGAGTTCGGCGTCACCCGCAAGGCGTGGGGCTACGAGGCGGACCAGCGCCCCACCACCCACCCGGTCGCCCCCGAGGGCGTGGACGACGCCGCCTCCGCCCTGCTCAACTTCGACGGCATCTCGTACGCCAAGGGCGCCTCCGCGCTGCGCCAGCTGGCCGCCTGGCTGGGCGAGAAGGACTTCCTCGCGGGCATCAACACCCACTTCGCCCGGCACAAGTTCGGCAACGCGACCCTCGCCGACTTCCTGGACTCCCTCGCCTCCGTCACCGAACGCGATGTGCGCGCCTGGGCCGACAGCTGGCTGCGCACCACCGGCGTCGACACCCTCACGCCCGTGACCGGGACCGCCGACGGCGCCTGCACACTGACCGTCGACCACAAGGGCAGCCGCCCGCACCGCATCGTCGCCGGCCTGTACGACCACGACGTCGCCGACGAGGGCCGGCTGATCCTGCGCGAGCGCCTCGAACTCGACGTCCCGCAGGACGAACCGCGCCCCATCGGCAAGCGCCCCGCGCTGCTCCTGCTCAACGACGGCGACCTCACCTACGCCAAGGTCCGCTTCGACGCCGAGTCCTTCGCATCGGTCCGCAGCAGCCTGTCCGGGCTGCCCGACCCGCTCACCCGCGCGATCGTCTGGAACGCTCTGCGGGACGCGGTGCGCGACGGCGAACTCGCGCCCGCCGCCTACCTGGAGATCGCCCGCGCCCATCTGCCGCGCGAGACCGACCTCGCCATCGTGCAGGGCGTGCTCGTCTTCGCGAGCGGCCAGATCGCCGACCAGTACCTGCCGGCCGCGGAGCGCCCGGCCGCGCTGGGCACCCTCACCGCCCTCTGCCGCGACCTGCTGCGCCGCACCGAGGACGGCGACCACCCCGGCCTGCGGCTGATCGCCGTCCGCCACCTGGTCAACGTGGCCGCCCACCCGGACACCATCGCCGCCTGGCTCGCCGACGGCACCGTGCCCGGCGGTCCCGAACTCGACCCCGACCTGCGCTGGCGCATCCTCGCCCGGCTCGCCGTGCTCGGCGCCACCGACGAGGCCGCCATCGCCGCCGAACTGGCCCGCGACCCGAGCGCCACCGGCCAGGAGGGCGCCGCCCGCTGCCGCGCCGCCCTGCCCGACCCGGAGGCCAAGCGCGCGGCCTGGGCCGCGATGTTCGACGGCGACGACCTGTCCAACTACCTGTTCACGGCCACCGCCCACGGCTTCTGGCAGCCCGAACAGGCCGACCTGGTGCGGGAGTACGTGCCGCGCTTCTACGAGGAGTCGGTCCCCCTCGCCGCCCGCCGCGGCCCCGCCATCGCCGCCTCCGTCGGCCGCTGGTGCTTCCCGGCCCACGCCGTCGACGCCGAGCATGTGCGCCTGGGCGAGGCATGCCTGGACCGCGACGACCTCACCCCGTCCCTGCGCCGCGCCCTGGCCGACCGCCTGGACGACCTGGGCCGTGCGCTGCGGGCCCGCGAGGGGGAGGGACGGAAGTAGGACCGATGGCCCAGGCGCCGCTGGTCCTCAATGCCGATGCGGCACCCGGATCGGCCTCCTAGGCTCGGTGGAACGACATGATCGACCGAGCCGGGAGGCAACCATCGTGATCGCAGTGACCGGCGCGACCGGAAACGTGGGCCGCGCCCTGGTGGACCGACTCCTCGCCGCGGGCCGGCCGGTACGCGCGCTGACCCGTGACCCGGAGCGGGCCGCGCTGCCCGAGCGGGCCGAGGTGGCGCGGTTCCGGCCCGAGGAACCCGCCGCCCTGTTCGACGGGGTGGCCGGGGTCTTCCTCTACGCGCAGGCCGTCACCGAGCCCCTGCTGGCGGCGGCCCGCACGGCCGGGGTCCGGCACGCCGTCCTGCTCTCCAGCGGCATCGTCCAGGAGGGCGCCGACGAGTCCCACCCCATCCACGTCCTGCACGCCACCGCCGAGGGGCTGATCCGGGACAGCGGCCTGGAGTGGACGTTTCTGCGGCCCCACGCGTTCGCCACCAACGCCCTCCAGTGGGCGCCCCAGGTCCGCGCCGGGAACACCGTCCGGGGCGTCTACGCGGACGCGGTGGCCGCACCGATCCACGAGGACGACATCGCCGCCGTCGCCGAACGCGTGTTCCTGGACGACGGCCACGAGGGTGCCGTACACCGTCTGACCGGACCGGCGGCGGCCACCAACGCCGAGCAGGTCGCGGCGATCGGCGCGGCCGTCGGCAAGGAGCTGACCTTCGTCGAGATCGACCCCCGCACGGCCGGCCCCGAGCTGTTCCCCTACCTGGACGCGCACATGCTCGACCGCCTTCTCGAGACCTTCGAGGCCACCATCGGCGTACCCCCGGAGATCACCGACACGGTCGAACGGATCACGGGCACCCCGGCCCGCACCTTCGCCCGGTGGGCCCGTGACCACGCGGCGGACTTCGGCGCCTAGCCCCCGGTTTCCGGGACCTGCTGCTCGGCGCTGCGTCAGGCCGCCGAGCAGCGGGCACACCAGCAGTCCGCCGAGTTCCCGCGCCCGGTTGCCCGTCGCACGAGGGCGAAGAAGGCGGCCCGCCTGTGGCAGCACTCCCTCGACCTGGTGGCCACGCCGAGCATGGCCTGAGTGCCTGAGTGCCTGAGTGCCTGAGTGCCTGAGTGCCTGAGTGCCTGAGTGCCTGAGTGCCTGAGTGCCTGAGTGCCTGAGTGCCCGAGTGCCTGAGTACGGCCCGGCAACGGCTTGGCCGCGTCCGCGGATCTAAACGCCACGCCCCTGACCGCAGCCAAGCCGCAATCCGCGCACTCCGGCCCCGCGCCCCGCCTCAGCGCCCTCCGGCCCCGCGCCCCGCCCCAGCCCCCCGCCCCGCCTCAGCACCGCCCGCCGTACCCCCTCCTCCCGCGGTCCCGACCTGCGGTTGGCGCTGGTCGGGCCGGGTTCCGGGTCCAGGGTGAAGCCGAGCCGCTCCAGGAAGCGTTCGCCGGCGCGCCAGCCGGGTGGGACCGTCGCCGTCACCAGGGGCGGATCCCCGGCCCGTTGCAGCAGGGAGCGGGCCAGGCGGTGGCCGAGACCGCGACCCCGGGACCAGGGGGCCAGCAGGAACAGGCCGACGGCGATCGCACCCGGCTCCGGGTGGTCGCGCACCGCGTCCACGACACCCGCGACCACCCCGTCCCGCTCCAGCACCAGCAGGACCTTGGCATCGGGACGCGCGCCCTCGGGCAGGCCGTAGTACAGGCTCTGCACATCACCCGGCGCCGACGGCAGCCCGGTGGCCGCCAGGAACCAGTCCTCGCACTCCTCGAACAATCGGATCAACGGCGCCTCGTCCGCCGGGGCGAGTTCACGTACCACCACCCGTTCGCCGGGCACCTCGAGCATCCACGTGTCCACCATCCGGCCGACGGTAGTGGCAGATCCGGCCGCTCCGACAAGTTTTCCCCGTACGGCAGTACCCACGTGCGGGTCCCGCTCGTTGGACGTACGGGACACCCGTCCCTGTTCCCGTACCACCCGGAGCCCACGCGGCGCGCCCCGAGCAGTCCCGAGAGCGGAGGCCAGCCCATGCCCACCCAGCCCCTCGCCTCGGGCCCGCACGGCCTGGCCGCCCTCCGCCCGCTCCTGGACACGGTGCTGGACGCGCTGGCGGAAGGCCGGGAGGCGCGCGGCGGCCCGCTGCCCGCAGGCGGACCCGAGGCCACCGCCCGGCAGGTCGCCGACGCGTTCGGGGACGTACTGCCGGAGGAGGGCGACCCGGACGGCCTGCGCGATCTCGTACGACTGCTCGCCGAGGGCGCCGCCGACCCCGCCGACCCGCTGTGCGCCGGCCATCTGCACTGCCCGCCCCTCGCCGTGGCCACCGCCGCCGACCTCGCGGTCAGCGTCCTCAACCCCTCCCTCGACTCCTGGGACCAGGCTCCCGGAGCCACCGCCCTGGAAGCCGTCGTCACCCGGGCCCTCGCACAAGCGGCCGGACTGGCCGACGCCCTGGTCACCACCGGCGGCACCGAGTCCAACCAACTCGCCCTGCTGCTCGCCCGCGAGGCGGGAAACGGCAGCGTCCAGCTCGTCTGCGGCGACGCCGCCCACCACTCGCTGGCCCGCGCCGCCTGGCTGCTCGGACTGCCCGAGCCGGTGCTCGTCCCGGCCCCCGGCGGCACCCTCGACCCGGCCGCCCTCGACGCCGCCCTCACCGCGCTCCCCGGCCCCCTGCTGGTCGCCGCCACCGCGGGCACCACCGACGCCGGCCTCATCGACCCGCTGCCGGAGATCGCCGCCCTGTGCGCGGCCCATGGCGCCCGGCTGCACATCGACGCCGCCTACGGGGGCGGACTGCTCTTCAGCGACCGGCACCGCGGCAGACTCGCCGGACTCGACGCCGCCCACACCGTCACCCTCGACCTGCACAAACTCGGCTGGCAGCCGGTCGCCGCCGGCCTGCTCGCCGTCGCCGACCCGGCCGAACTCGCCGTACTCCACCACCGGGCCGACTATCTGAACGCGGACGACGACACCGAGGCCGGCCACCCCGACCTGCTCGGCCGCTCCCTGCGCACCACCCGCCGCCCCGACATCCTCAAGGCCGCGGTCACCCTGCGGACCCTCGGCCGCCGCGGCCTCGGCGCGCTGGTCGACCAGGTCTGCGACCTGGCCCGTGAGTTCGCCGCGCTCATCGAGGCACACCCCGGCTTCGAGCTGTACGACACGCCCGTCATCAGCACGGTCCTGTTCCGCCCCGCCGAGGCCACCGACGCCGCCGTGGCCGACGCCCGCCGCGCACTGCTGCACGAGGGCCGGGCCGTCCTCGGCCGCGCCCGGCTCGACGGCCGCCTCTGGCTCAAGGCCACCCTCCTCAACCCCCACACCCGGCCGGACGACCTGGCCCACCTGTTGAAACTCGTCGAAGGAAGCACCCCCAGATGACCCCCCACCCGGCCCCTCGGACCACCCTCCTGCCGCGCCGTGACCCCGACGCCCCCCGCGACCTGGTCGGCATCGGCATCGGCCCCTGCAACCTCTCCCTCGCCGCCCTCGCCCAGCCGCTGCCCGAACTCGACGCCGTCTTCTACGAACAGCGGCCCGGCTTCAGCTGGCACCCCGGCCTGCTCATCGAGGGCTCCACCGTCCAGGTGCCCTTCCTCGCCGACCTGGTGAGCCTCGCCGACCCCACCAGCCCCTGGAGCTTCCTCAGCTACCTCAGAACCCGCGAGCGACTGTTCCCCTTCTACTTCGCCGAGCGCTTCCACATCGAACGCGCCGAGTACGACGCCTACTGCCGCTGGGCCGCCCGGAACCTGCCCGGACTGCGCTTCGGCCACCAGGTCGACGCCGTCCGCTGGAACCCCGAACGCGCCCTGTTCGAGGTCGACTTCACCCAGCTCGACGCCGACGGCGAGGCCGACGCCCTCGGCCGCGCCTACACCCGCAACCTGGTCCTCGGCGTCGGCACCGTCCCCCATGTGCCGGCCCCGCTCAAGCCCATGGTCGACGCCGAGGGCCTGCCCGTCGTACACGCCGCCGACTACCTCGACCACCGCGAGGAACTGCTGGCCGCCGGGCACATCACCGTGGTGGGCTCCGGGCAGTCCGGCGCCGAGATCTTCCTCGACCTGCTGCGCCGCCGCCCGGCCGGCGAGGAGCGGCTGCACTGGATCGGCCGCAGCCCCGCGTTCTCCCCGATGGAGTACTCCAAGCTCGGCCTGGAGCACTTCACCCCCGACTACACGCGCTACTTCCACGCCCTCGCCGAGCCCGTCCGCGACCGGCTGGTCGGCGCCCAGTGGCAGCTGCACAAGGCCGTCGACGCCGGCACCCTCGCCGCCATCCACGACGAGCTGTACCGGCGCACCCTGGACGGCGGCTGGCCCGACGCCGTCCTCACCCCGGGCGTGCGGGTGCGCACCGCGGGCCGGATCGCCAGCAACAAGATCGAGCTCCATCTGGAGCACCTGGAGGAGAGCAGCCGCTCCCGGCTCGCCACCGACGCCGTCGTCCTCGCCACCGGCTACCAGCAGCGGCCCCTCGGCCGTCTCCTCGCCGGGCTCGACCCTTATATGCGCCGCGACGCCGGCGACCGGCCGCGCATCGACGCGGACTTCCGCCTGGTCCTCGACCCCTCGGTCACGGGGTCCGTCTACGTCCAGAACGCCGAACTGCACACCCATGGCGTCGGCGCCCCCGACCTGGGCCTCGCCGCCTGGCGCGGCGCCACCATTCTCAACTCGCTCACCGGAAAGGACGCCTACCCCCTGCCGGACCGCACGGCCTTCACCACCTTCGGCCTGCGCGAACCGCATTCCGCCGTCCCCCAGGCCCGGCACTCCACCCAGCAACTCACCCCGCTCATCGAAGAGAAGTGAGCGGAATTCGCTCATAGGAGCGGCCGTCCGCACAATTCAACACTTGTCAATAAGGCTTCACGTAAAGGTTGTTGAGTGGTCATGCGGCCCGGAATCTCTACCGGCGGGTAAGCCCTAGGCTCGAACCATGCGCCGAGCAAAGATCGTCTGTACATTGGGGCCCGCCACCGACTCGTACGACCAGATCAAGGCACTGGTCGAGGCCGGAATGGACGTCGCCCGCTTCAACCTCAGCCACGGCACCCGCGCCGAACACGAGGAGCGTTACCAGCGCGTGCGCAAGGCTGCCGACGAAACCGGCCGCAGTGTCGGAATCCTCGCCGACCTTCAAGGTCCGAAGATCCGCCTCGGCCGTTTCGCCGAGGGACCGGTACTCCTTGAACGCGGCGACGAGTTCACCATCACCGTCGAGGACGGCGTGGAGGGCGACCGCCACCGCTGCGGCACCACCTACGCGGGGCTCGCCGGGGACGTCGTCCCCGGCGAGCGCGTCCTGGTGGACGACGGCCGGGTCTGCCTGGAGGTCACCGCCGTCGACGGCCCCCGGGTGCGCACCCGGGTGGTCGAGGGCGGCATGGTCTCCGACCACAAGGGCCTCAATCTGCCCGGGGTCGCCGTCTCCGTGCCCGCCCTGTCCGAGAAGGACGAGGAGGACCTGCGCTGGGCGCTGCACATCGGCGTCGACGTCATCGCCCTCTCCTTCGTGCGCAGCGGCGACGACGCCCGGGTGGTGCACCGCATCATGGCCGAGGAGGGCCGCCGCCTCCCGGTGATCGCCAAGGTCGAGAAGCCCCAGGCGGTGGCCAACCTGGACGACATCGTGGCCGCCTTCGACGGGCTGATGGTCGCGCGCGGCGACCTCGGTGTGGAGATGCCCCTGGAACAGGTGCCGATCGTCCAGAAGCGCGCCATCAAGCTGGCCCGGCGCAACGCCAAGCCGGTCATCGTCGCCACCCAGATGCTCGACTCCATGATCGACAACTCCCGCCCCACCCGCGCCGAGGCCTCCGACGTGGCCAACGCGGTCCTCGACGGCACGGACGCGGTGATGCTCTCCGGCGAGACCAGCGTCGGCAAGTACCCGGTGGAGACCGTGCGCACCATGGCGAAGATCGTCATGGCGGCCGAGGAGGACATGCTGGCCAAGGGGCTCCCGCAGCTGACCGAGCGGAACAAGCCGCGCACCCAGGGCGGCGCGGTCGCCCGCGCGGCCGCCGAGATGGGCGACTTCCTCGGCGCCAGGTTCCTGGTGGCCTTCACCCAGTCCGGGGACACCGCCCGTCGGCTCTCCCGCTACCGCTCGCCGATCCCGCTGCTCGCCTTCACCCCCGAGCCGGCCACCCGCTCCCAGCTCAGCCTCACCTGGGGCGCCGAGACCTTCCTCGGCCCGCACGTGGACTCCACCGACGCGATGGTCGAGCAGGTGGACGAGCTGCTGCTGCGGTACGGCCGCTGCGCGAAGGGCGACGTCGTGGTGATCACGGCCGGCTCCCCGCCCGGGGTCTCCGGCTCCACCAACATGGTCCGCGTCCACCGCATCGGCGAGGGCGGCCCGGAGGCGTAGACGGCGGTCGGATACGAAAAAGGGCCCCTTCGCCGAAGGGGCCCGCACAAACCCGTGAATCGGGAAAACCGGTGACCTTGGAAAACAAGGAAAAAGTGCCCCGGGTCGGACTCGAACCGACACTGTACGGGTTTTGAATCCGTTGCCTGCTGCCAATTGGGCTACCGGGGCTCGCAGAATCAAAGGTTTCCCCCGACCCTCCGCGCGTCCACCATACCGTAGCTAGGTAGGCTCTTGTCAGCAGTACCCCTGCACCGAACGAGGAGCCCCCGTGACCGCCGAGTCGCCCCAGCCCGTAGACGCGCCCGACGACGACAAGTCGCACGTGCCTCCGCTGACGACCCGTGTCGTCATCGCCGAGGACGAGGCGCTGATCCGCCTCGACCTCAAGGAGATGCTGGAGGAGGAGGGGTACACCGTCGTCGGTGAGGCCGGCGACGGCGAGCAGGCGATCGAGCTGGCCCGCGAGCACCGGCCGGACCTGGTGATCCTGGACGTGAAGATGCCCAAGCTGGACGGCATCTCCGCGGCCGAGAAGATCGCCGAGGAGTCCATCGCCCCGGTCCTGATGCTCACCGCCTTCTCCCAGCGCGACCTGGTCGAGCGCGCCCGGGACGCGGGGGCGATGGCGTACCTGGTCAAGCCGTTCAGCAAGAGCGACGTGGTGCCGGCGATCGAGATGGCCGTCTCCCGCTTCACCGAGCTGAAGCAGCTGGAGCAGGAGGTCGCCGACCTCACCCTGCGCCTGGAGACCCGCAAGCTGGTCGACCGCGCCAAGTCGATCCTCCAGACCGAGTACGGCCTGACCGAGCCGGCCGCCTTCCGCTGGATCCAGAAGACCTCCATGGACCGCCGCATGTCGATGCAGCAGGTCGCCGAGGCCGTGATCACGGACAACGAGGAGAAGAAGGCCGCCAAGAAGGGCTGAGCCCGCTCCCGCGTACGACCGATGCCCGCGCCCCCTTTCCGGAGGGGGCGCGGGCATCGTCGTACAGAAGGGGCGTCAGTCAGAAGGAGCGTCAGTCCTCGCCCAGATACGCCTTGCGGACCGACTCGTCGTGCAGCAGATCCTGTCCGGTGCCGGACAGCACGATCGAGCCGACCTCCATCACATGGCCCTGGTCGGCGAGCGAGAGCGCCGCCTGGGCGTTCTGCTCGACCAGCAGGATGGTGGTGCCCTGGGACTTCAGCTCCGCGATCGTCGCCAGGATCTTCTGCATCATGATCGGCGACAGACCCATGGACGGCTCGTCCAGCATCAGCAGCTTGGGCCGGGACATCAGCGCCCTGCCCATGGCCAGCATCTGCTGCTCGCCGCCCGACAGAGTGCCC is a genomic window of Streptomyces sp. WP-1 containing:
- a CDS encoding lysine N(6)-hydroxylase/L-ornithine N(5)-oxygenase family protein, which codes for MTPHPAPRTTLLPRRDPDAPRDLVGIGIGPCNLSLAALAQPLPELDAVFYEQRPGFSWHPGLLIEGSTVQVPFLADLVSLADPTSPWSFLSYLRTRERLFPFYFAERFHIERAEYDAYCRWAARNLPGLRFGHQVDAVRWNPERALFEVDFTQLDADGEADALGRAYTRNLVLGVGTVPHVPAPLKPMVDAEGLPVVHAADYLDHREELLAAGHITVVGSGQSGAEIFLDLLRRRPAGEERLHWIGRSPAFSPMEYSKLGLEHFTPDYTRYFHALAEPVRDRLVGAQWQLHKAVDAGTLAAIHDELYRRTLDGGWPDAVLTPGVRVRTAGRIASNKIELHLEHLEESSRSRLATDAVVLATGYQQRPLGRLLAGLDPYMRRDAGDRPRIDADFRLVLDPSVTGSVYVQNAELHTHGVGAPDLGLAAWRGATILNSLTGKDAYPLPDRTAFTTFGLREPHSAVPQARHSTQQLTPLIEEK
- the pyk gene encoding pyruvate kinase, giving the protein MRRAKIVCTLGPATDSYDQIKALVEAGMDVARFNLSHGTRAEHEERYQRVRKAADETGRSVGILADLQGPKIRLGRFAEGPVLLERGDEFTITVEDGVEGDRHRCGTTYAGLAGDVVPGERVLVDDGRVCLEVTAVDGPRVRTRVVEGGMVSDHKGLNLPGVAVSVPALSEKDEEDLRWALHIGVDVIALSFVRSGDDARVVHRIMAEEGRRLPVIAKVEKPQAVANLDDIVAAFDGLMVARGDLGVEMPLEQVPIVQKRAIKLARRNAKPVIVATQMLDSMIDNSRPTRAEASDVANAVLDGTDAVMLSGETSVGKYPVETVRTMAKIVMAAEEDMLAKGLPQLTERNKPRTQGGAVARAAAEMGDFLGARFLVAFTQSGDTARRLSRYRSPIPLLAFTPEPATRSQLSLTWGAETFLGPHVDSTDAMVEQVDELLLRYGRCAKGDVVVITAGSPPGVSGSTNMVRVHRIGEGGPEA
- a CDS encoding aminotransferase class V-fold PLP-dependent enzyme; translated protein: MPTQPLASGPHGLAALRPLLDTVLDALAEGREARGGPLPAGGPEATARQVADAFGDVLPEEGDPDGLRDLVRLLAEGAADPADPLCAGHLHCPPLAVATAADLAVSVLNPSLDSWDQAPGATALEAVVTRALAQAAGLADALVTTGGTESNQLALLLAREAGNGSVQLVCGDAAHHSLARAAWLLGLPEPVLVPAPGGTLDPAALDAALTALPGPLLVAATAGTTDAGLIDPLPEIAALCAAHGARLHIDAAYGGGLLFSDRHRGRLAGLDAAHTVTLDLHKLGWQPVAAGLLAVADPAELAVLHHRADYLNADDDTEAGHPDLLGRSLRTTRRPDILKAAVTLRTLGRRGLGALVDQVCDLAREFAALIEAHPGFELYDTPVISTVLFRPAEATDAAVADARRALLHEGRAVLGRARLDGRLWLKATLLNPHTRPDDLAHLLKLVEGSTPR
- a CDS encoding ANTAR domain-containing response regulator; amino-acid sequence: MTAESPQPVDAPDDDKSHVPPLTTRVVIAEDEALIRLDLKEMLEEEGYTVVGEAGDGEQAIELAREHRPDLVILDVKMPKLDGISAAEKIAEESIAPVLMLTAFSQRDLVERARDAGAMAYLVKPFSKSDVVPAIEMAVSRFTELKQLEQEVADLTLRLETRKLVDRAKSILQTEYGLTEPAAFRWIQKTSMDRRMSMQQVAEAVITDNEEKKAAKKG
- the pepN gene encoding aminopeptidase N encodes the protein MSALTRDEAQLRAQLLDVHRYTVELDLTTGDETFDSRTVIRFTTRSDGDTFLEVKPAELRSVTLDGQPLDPDSLHEDRLPLKNLTAGEHELRAEAAMRYSRTGEGMHRFTDPVDGETYLYTQLAMDDVRRVFPAFDQPDLKAVFEVSVKAPDEWTVLANGVTERGPDGIWRAAPTPPISTYLVAVAAGPWHSVRTEHRGLPFGIHCRRSLAPYLDVDTEEIFEVTRACYDRYHEKFEEPYPFDSYDQAFVPEFNAGAMENPGLVTFRDEFVYRSAVTDTERQLRAMVISHEMAHMWFGDLVTLKWWDDIWLNESFAEYMGYQTTAEATRFSDPWTEFGVTRKAWGYEADQRPTTHPVAPEGVDDAASALLNFDGISYAKGASALRQLAAWLGEKDFLAGINTHFARHKFGNATLADFLDSLASVTERDVRAWADSWLRTTGVDTLTPVTGTADGACTLTVDHKGSRPHRIVAGLYDHDVADEGRLILRERLELDVPQDEPRPIGKRPALLLLNDGDLTYAKVRFDAESFASVRSSLSGLPDPLTRAIVWNALRDAVRDGELAPAAYLEIARAHLPRETDLAIVQGVLVFASGQIADQYLPAAERPAALGTLTALCRDLLRRTEDGDHPGLRLIAVRHLVNVAAHPDTIAAWLADGTVPGGPELDPDLRWRILARLAVLGATDEAAIAAELARDPSATGQEGAARCRAALPDPEAKRAAWAAMFDGDDLSNYLFTATAHGFWQPEQADLVREYVPRFYEESVPLAARRGPAIAASVGRWCFPAHAVDAEHVRLGEACLDRDDLTPSLRRALADRLDDLGRALRAREGEGRK
- a CDS encoding GNAT family N-acetyltransferase, which produces MVDTWMLEVPGERVVVRELAPADEAPLIRLFEECEDWFLAATGLPSAPGDVQSLYYGLPEGARPDAKVLLVLERDGVVAGVVDAVRDHPEPGAIAVGLFLLAPWSRGRGLGHRLARSLLQRAGDPPLVTATVPPGWRAGERFLERLGFTLDPEPGPTSANRRSGPREEGVRRAVLRRGGGLGRGAGPEGAEAGRGAGVRGLRLGCGQGRGV
- a CDS encoding NAD(P)H-binding protein produces the protein MIAVTGATGNVGRALVDRLLAAGRPVRALTRDPERAALPERAEVARFRPEEPAALFDGVAGVFLYAQAVTEPLLAAARTAGVRHAVLLSSGIVQEGADESHPIHVLHATAEGLIRDSGLEWTFLRPHAFATNALQWAPQVRAGNTVRGVYADAVAAPIHEDDIAAVAERVFLDDGHEGAVHRLTGPAAATNAEQVAAIGAAVGKELTFVEIDPRTAGPELFPYLDAHMLDRLLETFEATIGVPPEITDTVERITGTPARTFARWARDHAADFGA